One window from the genome of Natronomonas pharaonis DSM 2160 encodes:
- the thiD gene encoding bifunctional hydroxymethylpyrimidine kinase/phosphomethylpyrimidine kinase, which produces MDGTRTPAPTEKPVVLTIAGSDSGGGAGIQADLKTIEATGGFGTSAVTAVTAQNTTGVASSHVLPVEELAAQIEAVTDDFDVRAVKTGMLATTEVVETVTQRVADLSCPVVVDPVMVAATGDRLLTEAAESAYEDLLAAATLATPNADEAAVLTGSEPEDEAEARAAGQEIIALGADAALVKGGHMPGDAVTDVLVADSGTEVFSHPRIDTDATHGSGCTLSAAIATHLASGAPLSTAVERGVDFMERAVRYHHSVGSGPGAVHHLVDLRDDAVRDTVAESVQDAVDRLVAEDVSPAIPQVGMNVVAATPYAETTADIAAVEGRLTRAVSGVARGRGVRFGASSHVARFLLAAREHRPDLAAAANCRFDATVESALERLDWTVAEYDRDAEPESAESTMQWAATEVFADGADPVAIIDRGDVGKEPMMKIVATSPETVVSQLIEAADELRER; this is translated from the coding sequence ATGGACGGAACACGCACCCCGGCCCCAACGGAGAAGCCGGTCGTGCTGACGATAGCGGGCAGCGACTCCGGCGGCGGCGCCGGTATCCAAGCCGACCTCAAGACCATCGAGGCGACGGGCGGGTTCGGCACCTCCGCAGTGACCGCAGTGACCGCACAGAATACGACGGGTGTCGCGTCCAGCCACGTCCTCCCGGTCGAGGAGCTTGCAGCACAAATCGAGGCTGTCACCGACGATTTCGATGTGCGGGCGGTCAAAACCGGTATGCTGGCGACCACCGAGGTCGTCGAGACGGTCACCCAGCGAGTCGCCGACCTCTCGTGTCCCGTCGTTGTTGACCCGGTGATGGTCGCGGCCACGGGCGACCGGTTGCTGACGGAGGCTGCCGAGTCGGCCTACGAGGACTTGCTCGCGGCGGCGACACTTGCGACGCCAAACGCCGACGAGGCAGCGGTACTGACCGGTTCCGAGCCGGAAGACGAAGCCGAGGCTCGGGCGGCCGGACAGGAGATAATTGCACTCGGGGCCGACGCGGCGCTGGTCAAGGGCGGTCACATGCCCGGCGATGCGGTCACTGACGTTCTCGTCGCTGATTCCGGGACGGAGGTGTTCTCACATCCCCGAATCGACACCGACGCGACCCACGGCTCCGGCTGTACGCTGTCGGCGGCTATCGCCACACATCTCGCTTCGGGGGCTCCGCTGTCGACGGCCGTCGAACGGGGAGTCGACTTTATGGAGCGGGCTGTTCGCTACCACCACTCCGTCGGCTCCGGCCCGGGCGCAGTTCACCACCTTGTGGACCTTCGTGATGACGCTGTTCGGGATACGGTCGCCGAGTCCGTACAGGACGCTGTTGACCGTCTCGTCGCCGAGGATGTCAGCCCGGCGATTCCACAGGTCGGCATGAACGTCGTCGCGGCGACCCCGTACGCTGAGACGACAGCCGATATCGCGGCGGTCGAAGGACGGCTCACCCGGGCTGTTTCCGGTGTCGCCCGTGGCCGTGGCGTCCGGTTCGGAGCGTCCAGCCACGTCGCGCGGTTCCTGCTTGCGGCCCGCGAACACCGCCCGGACCTCGCCGCCGCCGCCAACTGTCGGTTTGATGCTACCGTCGAGTCGGCGCTCGAACGACTCGACTGGACGGTCGCCGAATACGACCGCGACGCCGAACCCGAATCGGCAGAAAGTACAATGCAGTGGGCGGCCACCGAGGTGTTCGCCGACGGTGCCGACCCAGTGGCAATCATCGACCGCGGAGACGTCGGCAAGGAGCCGATGATGAAAATCGTTGCCACAAGTCCTGAAACTGTCGTATCACAGCTCATTGAAGCTGCCGACGAACTCCGCGAACGGTAA
- a CDS encoding aspartate kinase: MRVVAKFGGTSLGNGDRVNRAADSIAAAVEEGHEVAVVASAMGSTTDFLLDAIEFEADEADEAEIVSMGERTSVRMLKAALGARDINAKFLEPGTEEWPVITDEHGEVDVEATQRRAKQLAADMAAEGYVPVITGFLAQDHAGNVTTLGRGGSDTTAVMLGNYMNADEVVIITDVEGVMTGDPRVVEGARNVGEITVDELRNLSFRGAEVVAPSALSYKTADMIVRVAHYQHGDLLDGGTTIEGQFQNLIDMREEPLACLTAAGRAIRNTPGILSDLSTELSEADINVDAVASGMDSVTFYVDAEVAEEAETVLHQAVIDLDELSSVTVDDDIAVIRITGGELPNNSGILEDIINPLADAHINVLDLVTSATSVAVFLEWDDREDALEIIQDAV; the protein is encoded by the coding sequence ATGCGCGTAGTTGCGAAGTTCGGCGGGACCAGTCTCGGCAACGGCGACCGGGTCAATCGGGCCGCAGACTCTATCGCCGCCGCTGTCGAGGAAGGCCACGAAGTCGCCGTCGTCGCCTCGGCGATGGGGTCGACGACCGACTTCCTGCTTGACGCCATCGAGTTCGAGGCCGACGAAGCCGATGAGGCCGAAATCGTCTCGATGGGCGAACGGACCTCGGTGCGGATGCTGAAGGCCGCGCTCGGTGCCCGTGACATCAACGCGAAGTTCCTCGAACCCGGGACCGAGGAGTGGCCGGTCATCACCGACGAGCACGGGGAAGTCGACGTCGAGGCGACGCAGCGACGCGCCAAGCAACTCGCCGCTGATATGGCTGCCGAGGGGTACGTACCCGTCATCACCGGCTTCCTTGCACAGGACCACGCCGGCAACGTGACGACACTCGGTCGCGGCGGCTCCGATACGACGGCCGTGATGCTCGGCAACTACATGAACGCCGACGAGGTCGTCATCATCACCGACGTCGAGGGCGTCATGACCGGCGACCCGCGCGTCGTCGAAGGTGCCCGAAACGTCGGCGAAATCACCGTCGACGAACTCCGGAACCTCTCGTTCCGCGGTGCGGAGGTCGTCGCACCGTCGGCGCTTTCCTACAAGACTGCGGACATGATTGTCCGTGTTGCCCACTACCAGCACGGCGACCTACTGGACGGTGGCACGACCATCGAAGGCCAGTTCCAGAACCTCATCGATATGCGCGAGGAGCCGCTGGCGTGTCTGACCGCCGCCGGGCGGGCCATCCGCAACACGCCCGGGATTCTCTCCGACCTGTCGACGGAGCTATCGGAGGCAGACATCAACGTCGATGCCGTCGCCAGCGGAATGGACTCGGTGACCTTCTACGTCGATGCCGAAGTGGCCGAGGAAGCCGAAACCGTCCTCCATCAAGCAGTCATCGACCTCGACGAACTGTCGAGTGTCACCGTCGACGACGATATCGCCGTCATCCGCATCACCGGCGGCGAACTCCCGAACAACTCCGGCATTCTCGAAGACATCATCAACCCGCTCGCGGACGCGCACATCAACGTCCTCGATTTGGTCACCAGCGCGACCTCGGTAGCCGTCTTCCTCGAGTGGGACGACCGCGAGGACGCCCTCGAAATCATTCAGGACGCAGTCTGA
- a CDS encoding TIGR00725 family protein produces MRVSVIGGSSVGDESAAIAESVGQTLAEHGHTVVCGGLGGVMEAVCRGAHNAEPPAETIGILPGRDRTAANDWVTTPIATGLGNARNVVVVRNGDAVIAVDGAAGTLSELGHALDLGRPVAGLRTHDIELDGFQPVETPTEAVEYVERAVGSR; encoded by the coding sequence ATGCGCGTTTCGGTTATCGGCGGCTCCAGTGTCGGCGACGAGAGCGCGGCCATCGCCGAGTCGGTCGGACAAACCCTCGCCGAACACGGACACACGGTCGTCTGCGGCGGCCTCGGTGGTGTAATGGAAGCTGTCTGTCGCGGCGCGCACAACGCCGAGCCGCCGGCCGAGACCATCGGCATCCTCCCCGGACGCGACCGGACGGCAGCCAACGACTGGGTAACGACTCCGATAGCGACCGGGCTGGGGAACGCTCGGAACGTTGTCGTCGTCCGCAACGGCGATGCCGTCATCGCCGTCGACGGCGCGGCCGGAACGCTCTCGGAACTCGGCCACGCGCTTGACCTCGGGCGGCCGGTTGCCGGGCTGCGAACCCACGACATCGAGCTCGATGGCTTCCAGCCCGTCGAGACGCCAACGGAGGCCGTCGAGTACGTCGAACGCGCCGTTGGCAGCCGGTAG
- a CDS encoding DNA polymerase sliding clamp, translating to MFKAIVSADTLGAALDSVSVLVDECKVRLDEEGLTIRAVDPANVGMVDLELSASAFESYETDGGVIGVNLDRLEDIVGMADSGQLVHLDLDEETRKLHISLDGLEYTLALIDPDSIRQEPDLPDLDLSSEIVIEGADIDRAVTAADMVSDHIALGVDPDAEEFYVDAEGDTDDVHLELDREDLIDLTPGEARSLFSLDYLKDMNKAIPKDAEVTMELGEEFPVKMHFDFAEGDGHVTYMLAPRIQSD from the coding sequence ATGTTCAAGGCTATCGTGAGCGCGGACACGCTCGGGGCGGCGCTGGATTCGGTAAGCGTCCTCGTCGACGAGTGCAAGGTCCGCCTCGACGAGGAGGGCCTCACGATTCGTGCGGTTGACCCCGCGAACGTCGGCATGGTCGACCTCGAGCTTTCGGCGTCGGCGTTCGAGTCCTACGAGACCGACGGCGGCGTCATCGGCGTCAATCTCGACCGCCTCGAAGACATCGTCGGGATGGCCGACTCGGGCCAGCTCGTTCATCTCGACCTCGACGAGGAGACCCGCAAGCTCCACATCTCGCTCGATGGACTGGAGTATACGCTCGCGCTTATCGACCCCGACTCCATCCGCCAGGAGCCGGACCTCCCTGACCTCGATCTGTCCTCCGAAATCGTCATCGAAGGCGCTGACATCGACCGTGCGGTCACCGCCGCCGACATGGTTTCGGACCATATCGCGCTGGGTGTCGACCCCGACGCCGAGGAGTTCTACGTCGACGCCGAAGGCGACACCGACGATGTCCACCTCGAACTCGACCGCGAGGACCTCATCGACCTCACGCCCGGTGAGGCGCGGTCGCTGTTCTCGCTCGACTATCTCAAGGATATGAACAAGGCGATTCCGAAAGACGCCGAAGTGACCATGGAACTCGGCGAGGAGTTCCCCGTCAAGATGCACTTCGATTTCGCCGAGGGCGACGGCCACGTCACCTACATGCTCGCACCGCGCATCCAGAGCGACTGA
- a CDS encoding dihydrolipoamide acetyltransferase family protein, with translation MAHEFELPDVGEGLTEAEIVRWLVEPGETVTEDQPVAEVETDKAVVEVPAPVNGTVAELRAEEGEMVSVGTVIITFDVDGDSDATDDEGEPADKATTDEAATEDDDSTTDAAPTGADGRVFAAPSTRRLARELGVDIAAVDGSGPGGRVTEADVRAAADATDTVESGADDAPPSGDDADTDDTDDDVRSAVRRVDEEADDGGSDATPDEKPTAAEAADRDRTLAAPATRKLADESGVDLDAVPTDETRDGEAFVTPEQVQQYAEAQTEAQAADTAAVADTTADTAGDERIPYRGIRRTIGERMAESKRTVPHATHHDEVDVTRLVEIRDRLSDRAEARDTKLTYMPFVLKAVVAGLQEHPVLNAQLDEDAEEIVLRSDYNVGVATATDAGLMVPVVDDVDRKGLLAIADEMRDLVSKARERSIAPEEMQGGTFTVTNFGAVGGEYATPIINYPEAAILGLGEIKRKPRVVDDEIVPRDVLTLSLSIDHRVIDGAEAASFVNTVSAYLEDPELLLLE, from the coding sequence ATGGCACACGAGTTCGAACTCCCCGACGTCGGTGAGGGACTGACCGAGGCCGAAATCGTCCGCTGGCTCGTCGAACCCGGCGAGACGGTCACCGAAGACCAGCCGGTCGCCGAAGTCGAGACCGACAAGGCGGTCGTCGAGGTGCCCGCTCCCGTCAACGGCACGGTGGCGGAACTCCGCGCCGAGGAGGGCGAGATGGTTTCGGTCGGGACCGTCATCATCACCTTCGATGTCGACGGCGATAGCGACGCTACTGACGACGAGGGTGAACCCGCGGACAAAGCCACCACGGATGAAGCCGCCACGGAAGACGACGACTCAACCACCGATGCCGCCCCGACGGGTGCCGACGGTCGCGTCTTTGCTGCCCCTTCCACACGCCGGCTCGCCCGCGAACTGGGCGTCGACATCGCTGCCGTCGACGGAAGCGGCCCCGGCGGCAGAGTGACGGAGGCTGACGTTCGTGCGGCGGCCGACGCGACCGACACCGTCGAAAGCGGGGCTGACGATGCGCCGCCGTCCGGTGACGACGCAGATACGGATGACACGGACGATGACGTTCGCTCCGCGGTTCGCCGCGTCGACGAGGAAGCAGACGACGGCGGCTCGGACGCGACACCCGACGAGAAGCCCACTGCCGCCGAAGCGGCCGACCGCGACCGAACGCTCGCTGCGCCGGCGACCAGAAAGCTCGCTGACGAGAGCGGTGTCGACCTCGATGCGGTTCCGACGGACGAAACACGCGACGGTGAAGCCTTCGTCACGCCCGAGCAGGTCCAGCAGTACGCCGAGGCCCAAACCGAGGCGCAGGCGGCCGATACGGCCGCTGTCGCCGATACGACTGCCGACACTGCCGGGGACGAGCGCATCCCCTACCGCGGCATTAGGCGGACCATCGGCGAGCGGATGGCGGAGTCGAAACGCACCGTCCCGCATGCCACCCACCACGACGAGGTCGACGTGACGCGGCTGGTCGAGATTCGTGACCGACTCAGCGACCGGGCCGAGGCCCGCGATACGAAGCTGACCTACATGCCGTTTGTCCTGAAAGCCGTCGTCGCTGGCCTACAGGAACATCCGGTGCTCAACGCCCAACTCGACGAAGACGCCGAGGAAATCGTCCTCAGAAGCGACTACAACGTCGGCGTCGCCACCGCGACCGACGCCGGGCTGATGGTGCCGGTCGTCGACGATGTCGACCGGAAGGGGCTGCTTGCTATCGCTGACGAGATGCGCGACCTCGTCTCGAAGGCCCGAGAGCGCTCTATCGCCCCCGAAGAGATGCAGGGCGGGACCTTTACCGTCACGAACTTCGGAGCCGTCGGCGGCGAATACGCTACGCCCATCATCAACTACCCGGAGGCGGCGATTCTCGGCCTCGGCGAAATCAAACGCAAGCCTCGGGTCGTCGACGACGAAATCGTCCCTCGCGACGTGCTGACGCTCTCGCTTTCTATCGACCATCGCGTCATCGACGGCGCGGAGGCCGCGAGCTTTGTCAACACCGTTTCGGCGTACCTCGAAGACCCTGAGCTGCTGCTCTTGGAGTAG
- a CDS encoding alpha-ketoacid dehydrogenase subunit beta — MSTETQSLTLVQAVRDGLKSEMERDEDVLVLGEDVGKNGGVFRATEGLYDEFGEDRVIDTPLAESGIIGSAIGMAAYGLRPVPEIQFSGFMYPGFDQLVSHAARLRTRSRGDFTCPMVLRAPYGGGIRAPEHHSESKEAFYTHEAGLKVVIPSTPYDTKGLLASAIRDPDPVVFLEPKLIYRAFREDVPEEPYTVPLGEAAVRRDGTDLSVFTWGAMVRPTLSAAESVAEDGIDVEVVDMRTLSPMDRETIVESFKKTGRAVVVHEAPKTGGLAGEITATIQEEALYYQEAPVNRVTGFDVPYPLYALEDYYMPEDTRIEDAIRETYEA; from the coding sequence ATGAGTACGGAAACACAGAGTCTCACGCTGGTACAGGCCGTCCGCGATGGACTCAAAAGCGAAATGGAACGCGACGAGGACGTTCTCGTCCTCGGCGAGGACGTCGGCAAAAACGGCGGCGTCTTCCGGGCGACGGAAGGACTCTACGACGAGTTCGGCGAGGACCGCGTCATCGACACGCCGCTGGCCGAGTCGGGCATCATCGGGTCCGCCATCGGCATGGCGGCCTACGGGCTCCGACCCGTCCCCGAGATTCAGTTCTCGGGCTTCATGTACCCCGGTTTCGACCAGCTCGTCTCCCACGCTGCCCGGCTGCGGACCCGCTCTCGTGGGGACTTCACCTGCCCGATGGTTCTCCGTGCCCCCTACGGCGGCGGCATCCGTGCGCCGGAACACCACTCCGAGTCCAAGGAGGCATTCTACACCCACGAGGCCGGACTGAAAGTCGTGATTCCCTCGACGCCGTACGACACCAAGGGACTGCTGGCGTCGGCGATTCGCGACCCGGACCCGGTCGTCTTCCTCGAACCGAAGCTCATCTACCGGGCGTTCCGCGAGGACGTGCCCGAGGAGCCGTATACGGTGCCGCTCGGGGAGGCGGCTGTCCGGCGTGATGGAACCGACCTGTCGGTGTTCACGTGGGGAGCGATGGTCCGGCCGACGCTCTCGGCTGCCGAGTCGGTCGCCGAGGACGGCATCGACGTCGAGGTCGTCGATATGCGAACACTGTCGCCGATGGACCGCGAGACAATCGTCGAGTCATTCAAGAAGACAGGGCGGGCGGTGGTCGTCCACGAGGCCCCCAAAACCGGCGGGCTCGCGGGTGAGATTACTGCGACGATTCAGGAGGAAGCCCTCTACTACCAAGAGGCCCCGGTCAACCGCGTGACTGGCTTTGACGTTCCCTACCCGCTGTACGCGCTGGAGGACTACTACATGCCCGAGGACACGCGAATCGAGGACGCGATACGGGAAACCTACGAGGCATAA
- the pdhA gene encoding pyruvate dehydrogenase (acetyl-transferring) E1 component subunit alpha — MSTLQRDPRDRVQVLDEDGQVVAEDGVPDIDDETLLEMYRTMRLARHFDERAVSLQRQGRMGTFPPMSGQEAAQVGSALALDADDWVFPSYREHAAAYVRGIDLDQTLQYWMGDERGSQTAAANVFPVAVPIATQVLHATGVAWAADLKGDDIVSLCYFGDGATSEGDFHEGLNFAGVFDLPAVFFCNNNQWAISVPREQQSASATLAQKAHAYGFEGVLVDGMDPLAVYKVTREAVEKAHAADPSRDDAPGRACRPTLIEAIQYRFGAHTTADDPSVYRDDDEVERWKQKDPIPRLELFLRDRGLLDDERVAAIEQSVTDEVADAVEAAESTERPAPDSMFDNVYADRPPELDAQQRQLDRLRNRYGDEELLE, encoded by the coding sequence ATGAGTACGCTGCAGCGCGACCCCCGCGACCGCGTGCAGGTACTCGACGAAGACGGGCAGGTCGTCGCCGAGGACGGCGTTCCCGATATCGACGACGAAACGCTTCTCGAAATGTATCGGACGATGCGGCTGGCCCGCCACTTCGACGAACGGGCGGTCAGCCTCCAGCGACAGGGGCGGATGGGGACTTTCCCGCCGATGTCCGGCCAAGAGGCCGCCCAAGTCGGCAGCGCCCTCGCGCTGGATGCGGACGACTGGGTGTTCCCGAGTTACCGGGAGCATGCCGCCGCCTACGTCCGTGGCATCGACCTCGACCAGACGCTCCAGTACTGGATGGGCGACGAGCGCGGCAGCCAGACGGCTGCCGCCAACGTGTTCCCGGTCGCGGTACCAATCGCGACCCAGGTGCTTCACGCGACCGGGGTCGCGTGGGCCGCTGACCTGAAGGGCGATGACATCGTCTCGCTGTGTTACTTCGGTGACGGTGCAACGAGCGAGGGGGACTTCCACGAGGGGTTGAATTTCGCCGGCGTCTTCGACCTGCCGGCGGTGTTTTTCTGCAACAACAACCAGTGGGCGATTTCCGTCCCCCGCGAACAGCAGTCGGCCTCGGCGACGCTGGCACAGAAGGCCCACGCCTACGGCTTCGAGGGGGTTCTCGTCGACGGGATGGACCCGCTTGCGGTGTATAAGGTGACGCGAGAAGCCGTCGAGAAGGCTCACGCCGCCGACCCGTCCCGTGACGACGCCCCCGGCCGGGCGTGTCGGCCCACGCTCATTGAGGCCATCCAGTACCGTTTCGGCGCGCACACGACCGCCGACGACCCATCCGTCTACCGTGACGACGACGAGGTCGAACGCTGGAAACAAAAAGACCCGATACCGCGGCTCGAACTGTTCCTTCGGGACCGCGGGCTGCTCGATGACGAACGCGTCGCCGCCATCGAGCAGTCGGTGACCGACGAGGTCGCCGACGCCGTCGAGGCCGCCGAGTCGACCGAACGGCCCGCCCCGGACTCGATGTTCGACAACGTCTACGCCGACCGCCCGCCCGAACTCGACGCACAGCAACGGCAACTGGACCGACTTCGCAACCGCTACGGCGACGAGGAGCTACTGGAATGA
- a CDS encoding DEAD/DEAH box helicase, with protein MASRTEYEPGTPVEAVFPSFAEAFPFESFNRMQSAALPAIADRDDNVVVSAPTASGKTALAEAAICRTLDAGGTALFLAPLRALTNEKESEWERFESLGYSVYVVTGERDLDPRRAERADILVMTPEKADSATRKHDSPRYAFITDIDCCVIDEVHLLDSDRRGAVLEVTVSRLRRLCDPRVVALSATMQNVDDVAAWLDAPPESTFEFGDDYRPVPLSATVETYAHGDNAFADKYRRLYRALDLAEPHINEGGQALVFVASRQDTVRAAEKARDELAERDIDIGARGDYDFHTDAAELENDTLRKSVVDGVGFHHAGLSKADKDRVEEWFKQGKIQLLFSTSTLAWGVNLPARCVVIRDTKLHDPLEGEVDISPLDILQMLGRAGRPGYDDAGYAHIVCDGSDADKYRQLLRDGKPIESRLAETLDSHLNAEIALGVVDDIDDVLSWLETTFYYARAQSAPGKYEAGDSLRDRVSATLERLVDGGFVDQSGLNIEPTGLGRLTSQFYLQLNTAESFDALCQRAASNESPPIDESTVLRAVADAAAFDSVSARRDEREAFEAVLGHEGDDLDDGNRKVLAILRAGMDGTTPGELQSDAWVIRRNARRLLAALRAFCERFADPRDANLVRRIEARIEHGVSDDTVGLVAIEGVGTGRAQTLAEAGIDSPAAVRAAGVDGLRKAGLSESVAERIHEQARDLPALDFDWKDIPDRIRHGENTMGEVTIKNAGGGEPAGIRVTVNGVEMTQQTSYLGEATVPVGVFGGDAETLTYEVEVAFPNLPLRPVVDSRTVDVA; from the coding sequence GTGGCAAGCCGAACCGAATACGAGCCCGGGACCCCGGTCGAAGCGGTGTTCCCGTCGTTCGCCGAAGCCTTCCCGTTCGAGTCGTTCAACCGGATGCAGTCGGCGGCGCTGCCGGCCATCGCCGACCGCGATGACAACGTGGTCGTCAGCGCCCCGACAGCCAGCGGCAAGACGGCGCTGGCCGAGGCGGCCATCTGTCGGACACTGGACGCCGGCGGGACCGCGCTGTTTCTCGCGCCGTTGCGGGCGCTGACAAACGAAAAGGAGTCCGAGTGGGAGCGCTTCGAGTCGCTGGGCTATTCGGTCTACGTCGTCACCGGCGAGCGCGACCTCGACCCGCGGCGGGCCGAGCGGGCCGACATCCTCGTGATGACGCCCGAAAAGGCCGATTCGGCGACCAGAAAACACGATTCGCCGCGGTATGCGTTCATCACTGACATCGACTGTTGTGTCATCGATGAGGTGCATCTGCTCGATTCAGACCGGCGCGGAGCGGTGCTTGAAGTGACCGTCTCGCGGCTCCGCCGGCTCTGTGACCCCCGCGTGGTCGCGCTGTCGGCGACGATGCAGAACGTCGACGACGTTGCGGCGTGGCTCGATGCGCCGCCCGAATCGACCTTCGAGTTCGGCGACGACTACCGGCCGGTGCCGCTTTCGGCAACTGTCGAGACCTACGCCCACGGCGACAACGCCTTCGCCGACAAGTACCGGCGGCTCTACCGGGCGCTCGACCTCGCCGAGCCGCACATCAACGAGGGCGGACAGGCGCTCGTGTTCGTCGCGTCACGGCAGGACACCGTCAGGGCCGCCGAAAAGGCCAGAGACGAACTCGCAGAGCGGGATATCGACATCGGCGCACGCGGCGACTACGACTTCCATACTGACGCCGCCGAACTGGAAAACGACACGCTCCGGAAGTCGGTTGTCGACGGCGTCGGCTTCCACCACGCCGGCCTCTCGAAGGCCGACAAAGACCGGGTCGAGGAGTGGTTCAAGCAGGGCAAGATTCAGCTGCTGTTCTCGACGTCGACGCTGGCGTGGGGCGTCAACCTCCCGGCTCGGTGTGTGGTCATCCGTGATACAAAGCTTCACGACCCGCTGGAAGGCGAAGTCGACATCAGTCCGCTGGATATCCTCCAGATGCTCGGTCGCGCCGGGCGGCCGGGATACGACGACGCCGGCTACGCCCACATCGTCTGTGACGGGAGCGACGCCGACAAATACCGACAGCTCCTCCGGGACGGCAAACCTATCGAGTCGCGGCTGGCCGAGACGCTGGATTCGCATCTGAACGCCGAGATCGCGCTGGGGGTTGTCGACGACATCGACGACGTGCTCTCGTGGTTGGAGACGACGTTCTACTACGCACGCGCTCAAAGCGCCCCCGGGAAGTACGAGGCGGGCGACTCGCTTCGGGACCGGGTGTCGGCGACGCTCGAGCGGCTTGTCGACGGCGGCTTCGTCGACCAGTCCGGATTGAATATCGAGCCGACGGGGCTCGGCAGGCTCACCTCGCAGTTCTACCTCCAACTCAACACCGCAGAATCGTTCGACGCGCTGTGTCAGCGTGCGGCAAGCAACGAGAGCCCGCCCATCGACGAGTCGACAGTGTTGCGTGCTGTCGCCGACGCGGCGGCCTTCGACAGTGTCTCCGCACGGCGGGACGAGCGCGAGGCCTTCGAGGCCGTTCTCGGCCACGAGGGCGACGACCTCGACGACGGCAACCGAAAGGTGTTGGCGATTCTCCGAGCGGGGATGGACGGGACGACGCCCGGCGAACTGCAAAGCGACGCGTGGGTCATCAGGCGGAACGCCCGCCGGCTGCTCGCGGCGCTGCGGGCCTTCTGTGAGCGTTTTGCCGACCCGCGTGACGCCAACCTCGTCCGCCGCATCGAGGCGCGCATCGAGCACGGCGTCAGCGACGATACCGTCGGGCTGGTCGCCATCGAGGGCGTCGGTACGGGACGGGCTCAGACGCTCGCCGAGGCCGGCATCGACAGTCCGGCAGCGGTTCGGGCCGCCGGCGTCGACGGGCTTCGAAAAGCGGGCCTCAGCGAAAGCGTCGCCGAGCGGATACACGAGCAGGCCCGCGACCTGCCGGCCCTCGATTTCGACTGGAAAGATATCCCCGACCGTATCAGACACGGGGAGAACACGATGGGCGAGGTGACCATCAAAAACGCCGGCGGCGGGGAGCCCGCCGGGATTCGCGTGACCGTAAACGGCGTCGAGATGACCCAGCAAACCAGCTACCTCGGCGAGGCGACGGTTCCGGTCGGGGTTTTCGGCGGCGACGCGGAGACGCTCACCTACGAAGTCGAGGTCGCGTTTCCGAACCTGCCGCTGCGGCCGGTCGTCGACAGCCGGACCGTCGACGTTGCGTGA
- a CDS encoding Rid family detoxifying hydrolase — protein MSKEIVSTDEAPAAAGAYSQATTDGNLIFTAGQIAMTPDGDSLADEPIEVQTERALKNLEAVLEAAGAGLDDVLKTTVYLADIDDFEAMNGTYADFFDGEPPARSAVEAGDLPLGMGVEIEAVATKP, from the coding sequence ATGAGCAAAGAGATCGTCTCTACGGACGAGGCACCGGCCGCCGCGGGCGCGTACAGTCAGGCCACGACCGACGGCAACCTGATTTTTACTGCCGGGCAAATCGCGATGACCCCGGACGGCGACTCGCTCGCCGACGAGCCAATCGAGGTCCAGACGGAACGGGCGCTCAAGAACCTCGAAGCCGTACTCGAAGCGGCGGGAGCGGGGCTCGACGACGTGCTCAAGACAACCGTCTATTTGGCCGACATCGACGACTTCGAGGCGATGAACGGAACCTACGCCGACTTCTTCGACGGAGAGCCGCCGGCCCGGTCGGCGGTCGAGGCTGGCGACCTGCCGCTCGGGATGGGCGTCGAAATCGAGGCCGTCGCAACTAAGCCGTGA